One genomic segment of Cystobacter fuscus DSM 2262 includes these proteins:
- a CDS encoding pentapeptide repeat-containing protein, giving the protein MDSLGNIVFKDREIENERLELTDTKANYILGPSLTMRNCTIVLKVSARRLSLKQPRFIDCTFEVKQELKNYQSWVAASLKGCRFKGRLTGCDFGYWPEYMNLPWYQHGAIEDCDFTEARMTGCRIMGADPATLRFPKWPCFTLLDPIGRSRELNSVQWPGQVGPIIIETLQKQPPGTVALTEDATAIAKRFDTTPEELRAVVEKFDCIVY; this is encoded by the coding sequence GTGGATTCGCTCGGGAACATCGTCTTCAAAGATCGGGAAATTGAAAACGAGCGGTTGGAGCTGACGGATACGAAGGCCAACTACATCCTTGGCCCCAGCCTGACGATGAGGAACTGCACCATCGTGCTGAAGGTGTCCGCCCGGCGCCTCAGCCTCAAGCAGCCTCGCTTCATCGACTGCACCTTCGAGGTGAAGCAGGAGTTGAAGAATTACCAGAGCTGGGTGGCCGCGTCCCTGAAGGGCTGCCGCTTCAAGGGGCGCCTGACGGGGTGTGACTTCGGGTACTGGCCTGAATACATGAACCTGCCGTGGTATCAGCACGGGGCCATCGAGGACTGCGACTTCACCGAGGCCCGAATGACTGGCTGCCGCATCATGGGCGCGGACCCCGCCACCCTGCGCTTTCCCAAGTGGCCCTGCTTCACCCTCCTGGACCCCATTGGCAGAAGCCGTGAGCTCAACAGCGTCCAGTGGCCTGGACAAGTCGGCCCTATCATTATCGAAACGCTGCAAAAGCAGCCGCCCGGCACCGTGGCCTTGACCGAGGATGCCACCGCCATCGCGAAGCGGTTTGACACCACTCCGGAAGAACTCCGAGCCGTCGTCGAGAAGTTCGACTGCATCGTCTACTGA
- a CDS encoding pentapeptide repeat-containing protein — protein MDWLGNIVFKDREIENERLELTDKDANYILGPNLTLKNCTLVLKVASRRLSIDRAQFVDCAFEVKQELKNYQDWIGASLKGCRFKGRLTGCDFGHWPEYSSLPWCQLGSIEDCDFTEARLDGCRIMGCDPATLRFPKWPCFTLLDPIGRARELNSVQWPGGFRPIIVEGQYRDPPCTRAVTLYAPALAKRRETTEEAFKAVVEQFDCIVY, from the coding sequence ATGGACTGGCTCGGTAACATCGTCTTCAAGGACCGGGAAATCGAAAACGAACGGCTGGAACTGACGGACAAGGATGCGAACTACATTCTCGGACCCAACCTGACGCTGAAGAACTGCACCCTTGTGCTGAAGGTGGCCTCTCGGCGCCTGTCCATCGACAGGGCCCAGTTCGTCGATTGCGCCTTCGAGGTGAAGCAGGAGTTGAAGAACTATCAAGACTGGATAGGGGCATCCCTCAAGGGATGCCGCTTCAAGGGGCGTCTGACGGGGTGCGATTTCGGCCACTGGCCCGAGTACAGCAGCCTGCCATGGTGTCAGCTTGGGTCCATCGAGGACTGTGACTTCACCGAGGCCCGCCTGGATGGCTGCCGCATCATGGGCTGTGACCCTGCCACCCTCCGCTTTCCCAAGTGGCCCTGTTTCACCCTCCTGGACCCCATTGGCCGAGCCCGCGAACTCAACAGCGTCCAGTGGCCGGGAGGTTTTCGCCCGATCATCGTGGAGGGTCAGTACAGGGATCCTCCCTGCACAAGGGCCGTAACGCTCTACGCTCCGGCCCTCGCCAAACGACGAGAGACCACCGAGGAAGCATTCAAAGCGGTCGTTGAGCAGTTCGATTGCATCGTCTACTGA
- the sitA5 gene encoding SitA5 family polymorphic toxin, which produces MSTRLPGARPKDARQSPRVGVWALLVVLFQFSCATGIPHGGIAGYRYHSLTPPPAPKERVAAMAEPGFESATVYDVDFLEPGAIATRPVPIPKAEFQRAFLRLSRDVRLGTKTPQAAAREMLHLLPPPKGVETVDSQGDWLLEVYRDQAYTLVPERQEGPVVLTPAADEALRARYLQWCVPRGGGDCLGLLDDGPYLRTDDRRAFALALAFGHVLDETRQALVHELLDVRMLVSTVIWTVTLYCMMWVVPEPTSKALAAGMTLLLMGYLGLSTVYGLMDGWARLADTAHHATTFEELRAAGAEFGKVLGEDAARAMILAVATLGGHTLGQVLPRVKSLPRFNLAGKQFEAQGGASVMGRLEVTEEALATEGALAQAVAAVDTVATSPQGPLAVVLLKKGQGSSGGQAPGGRSAETVIRHRGGNRQVELSDGQRWHLPRGKSAADIPAEDKVGDMLQEAVTQAANEWGPHRLSRQEQIAIEQAQKNGEYWLARLLEREARGRYVQLKVKAQFEHLYNFSLSKGVDVVVAGGYKYEILSGTASNLARHGRRMAGEFFRMLTF; this is translated from the coding sequence GTGTCTACCCGTCTTCCTGGCGCTCGTCCCAAGGACGCGCGTCAGAGCCCCCGCGTTGGTGTCTGGGCCCTCCTCGTCGTCCTCTTCCAGTTCTCATGCGCCACGGGCATCCCCCACGGGGGGATTGCCGGCTACCGCTACCACTCGCTGACGCCTCCACCGGCGCCCAAGGAGCGTGTGGCTGCCATGGCAGAGCCCGGCTTCGAGTCGGCCACCGTGTACGACGTGGACTTCCTGGAGCCCGGAGCCATCGCCACCCGGCCGGTGCCCATCCCCAAGGCCGAGTTCCAACGAGCCTTCCTGCGCCTCTCGCGCGACGTGCGCCTGGGGACGAAGACTCCACAAGCGGCAGCTCGGGAGATGCTTCACCTGCTGCCGCCACCCAAGGGCGTTGAGACCGTGGACAGCCAGGGAGACTGGCTGCTGGAGGTGTACCGCGACCAGGCCTACACACTGGTGCCCGAGCGCCAGGAGGGCCCGGTGGTGCTCACCCCCGCGGCGGATGAAGCCTTGAGGGCCAGGTACCTCCAGTGGTGTGTGCCCCGTGGAGGCGGCGACTGCCTGGGCCTGCTGGACGACGGGCCCTACTTGCGCACGGACGACCGGCGGGCCTTCGCTCTGGCGCTGGCCTTCGGCCACGTCCTCGACGAGACGCGCCAAGCCCTGGTGCATGAGCTGCTGGACGTGCGGATGCTCGTCTCCACGGTGATCTGGACGGTCACCCTTTACTGCATGATGTGGGTGGTGCCCGAGCCGACGAGCAAGGCCCTGGCCGCCGGCATGACGCTCCTGCTGATGGGCTATCTGGGCCTCAGCACGGTGTACGGGCTCATGGACGGGTGGGCTCGCCTGGCCGACACGGCGCACCACGCCACCACCTTCGAGGAGTTGCGCGCGGCGGGTGCGGAGTTCGGCAAGGTGCTGGGAGAGGACGCGGCCCGGGCCATGATTCTCGCCGTGGCCACGCTGGGTGGGCACACGCTGGGGCAGGTGCTGCCGCGGGTAAAGTCGCTTCCGCGCTTCAACCTCGCGGGGAAGCAGTTCGAGGCGCAGGGCGGCGCCAGCGTCATGGGGCGCCTGGAGGTGACGGAGGAGGCGCTCGCGACGGAGGGCGCCCTGGCCCAGGCGGTGGCGGCGGTGGACACGGTGGCCACCTCCCCGCAGGGCCCCCTGGCCGTGGTCCTGCTCAAGAAGGGGCAGGGTAGTAGCGGGGGACAGGCTCCTGGGGGCCGCTCCGCCGAAACCGTCATCCGCCACCGGGGCGGCAACCGGCAAGTGGAACTCAGCGACGGCCAGCGTTGGCACTTGCCCCGCGGCAAGTCGGCCGCGGACATTCCCGCCGAGGACAAGGTAGGGGACATGCTCCAGGAGGCCGTCACCCAGGCCGCCAACGAGTGGGGACCTCATAGGCTCAGCCGCCAAGAGCAAATTGCCATCGAACAGGCCCAAAAGAACGGCGAGTACTGGCTGGCGCGACTGCTCGAAAGAGAGGCTCGAGGGCGCTACGTCCAACTCAAGGTGAAAGCGCAGTTCGAGCACCTCTACAACTTCAGCCTGAGCAAGGGCGTCGACGTGGTAGTTGCTGGAGGCTACAAGTACGAGATTCTCTCCGGAACGGCGTCCAATCTGGCCCGCCATGGTCGGCGCATGGCGGGCGAGTTCTTCCGGATGCTCACCTTCTGA
- the sitA5 gene encoding SitA5 family polymorphic toxin: MSTRLPGARPKDARQSPRVGVWALLVVFFQFSCATGRPHGGFAGYRSPSLTPPPAPKERVAATAEPGFESATVYDADCLEPGAIATRPVRIPRAEFQRAFLRLSRDVRLGTKSPQAAARELLHLLPPPEGVETVDSQGDWLLEVYRDQAYTLVPERQEGPVVLTPAAEEALRARYLQWCVPRGGGDCLGLLDDGPYLRTDDRRTFALALAFGHVLDETRQALVHELLDVRMMVSTVVWTVALYCMLWVVPEPTSKALAAGMTLLLMGYLGLSTVYGLMDGWARLADTAHHASTFEELRAAGAEFGKVLGEDAARAMILAVATLGGHTLGQVLPRVKSLPRFNLAGKQFEAQGGAGVMGRLEVTEEALATEGALAQAVVAVDTVATSPQGPLAVVMLKKGQGSSRGQAPGGRFAETVIRHRGGNRQVELSDGQRWHVPRGKSAADIPAEDKVGDMLQEAVSKVANEWGPHRLSPNEKDAIEQAKKKGEYWLARLLEREARGRFVHAKVEAQFKGRFRFNHQGVDVVDLTNNRQYEILAGTESNLARHGRRMAGEFFRMLTF, encoded by the coding sequence GTGTCTACCCGTCTTCCTGGCGCTCGTCCCAAGGACGCGCGTCAGAGCCCCCGCGTTGGTGTCTGGGCCCTCCTCGTCGTCTTCTTCCAGTTCTCATGCGCCACGGGCCGCCCCCACGGGGGGTTTGCCGGCTACCGCTCCCCCTCGCTGACGCCCCCACCGGCGCCCAAGGAGCGTGTGGCCGCCACGGCGGAGCCCGGCTTCGAGTCCGCCACCGTGTACGACGCGGACTGCCTGGAGCCTGGCGCCATCGCCACCCGGCCGGTGCGCATACCCCGGGCCGAGTTCCAACGGGCCTTCCTGCGCCTCTCGCGCGACGTGCGGCTGGGGACGAAGAGTCCCCAGGCGGCCGCCCGGGAGTTGCTCCACCTGCTGCCACCCCCCGAGGGCGTGGAGACGGTGGACAGTCAGGGAGACTGGCTGCTGGAGGTGTACCGCGACCAGGCCTACACCCTGGTGCCCGAGCGCCAGGAGGGCCCGGTGGTGCTCACCCCCGCGGCGGAGGAAGCCCTGAGGGCCAGGTACCTCCAGTGGTGTGTGCCTCGGGGAGGCGGTGATTGCCTGGGCCTGCTGGACGACGGGCCCTACCTGCGCACGGACGACCGGCGGACGTTCGCCCTGGCGCTGGCGTTTGGCCACGTGCTCGACGAGACGCGCCAGGCCCTGGTGCACGAGTTGCTGGACGTGCGGATGATGGTGTCCACGGTCGTCTGGACGGTGGCGCTCTACTGCATGCTGTGGGTGGTGCCCGAGCCGACGAGCAAGGCCCTGGCCGCCGGCATGACGCTCCTGCTGATGGGCTATCTGGGCCTCAGCACGGTGTACGGGCTCATGGACGGATGGGCCCGCCTGGCCGACACGGCGCACCACGCCAGCACCTTCGAGGAGTTGCGCGCGGCGGGTGCGGAGTTTGGCAAGGTACTGGGAGAGGACGCGGCGAGGGCGATGATTCTCGCGGTGGCCACGCTGGGCGGGCACACGCTGGGGCAGGTGCTGCCGCGAGTGAAGTCGCTGCCGCGCTTCAACCTCGCGGGGAAGCAATTCGAGGCGCAGGGCGGCGCCGGCGTCATGGGGCGCCTGGAGGTGACGGAGGAGGCGCTGGCGACGGAGGGCGCCCTGGCCCAAGCCGTGGTGGCGGTGGACACGGTGGCCACCTCACCCCAGGGCCCCCTGGCCGTGGTGATGCTCAAGAAGGGGCAGGGCAGCAGTAGGGGACAGGCGCCTGGGGGCCGCTTCGCGGAAACCGTCATCCGCCACCGGGGCGGCAACCGGCAGGTGGAACTGAGCGACGGCCAGCGCTGGCACGTGCCCCGGGGCAAGTCGGCCGCGGACATTCCCGCCGAGGACAAGGTGGGCGACATGCTCCAGGAGGCCGTCTCCAAGGTTGCCAACGAATGGGGGCCCCATAGACTCTCGCCGAACGAAAAAGACGCCATCGAGCAGGCCAAAAAGAAGGGCGAATACTGGCTGGCGCGCTTGTTGGAGCGCGAGGCCCGGGGGCGGTTCGTGCATGCCAAGGTAGAGGCGCAATTCAAAGGTCGCTTTCGGTTCAACCACCAGGGCGTCGACGTGGTTGATCTGACGAACAACCGCCAGTACGAGATTCTCGCTGGCACGGAGTCGAACTTGGCACGGCACGGCAGGCGTATGGCGGGCGAGTTCTTCCGGATGCTCACCTTCTGA
- a CDS encoding TolB family protein — MVAALLCLIPAWALGQEAGGALVGAPRVVNTSPGDQTDPHVSGEWVVYTNQPVRDVSEIRYHHLTTGADLPLPTGGGLDSLADIQGHQVVFTRTRPTDATNHIHRFDVRVGGVAEEIAPRPGTDRRTATVGGHTVAWQDVAISPSALSPEIHVYNQNTLALTRLTADASVDRTPAVSEDGRAVVWSKCATSVDGCDIWAARELSAGYHIRQLTGSEGEETQPDTNGEVVVYVSRAWINGVLESDIAWTSLEGGDAHRLSLPGTDTNPSISGPLIAFEHWEATSPTPNYDIHLYDLRTRMTYRLTETPGSESLSDISYGANGQVRLAWAMRQNGEYNVYAYEFRLPIDCHEAPRTESAQTVCATPGNRQLQGVLQVTHAAGQPAPVSTPISGHGTGVVCVDNGHGGPAATSGWVWLGEGVAVDPHDFTQVPAGVARKVPLQGSRSLSAEARGQEGSTFRVRFYGSLVCEVAAQDATFQPTEVRQGEARRPERLDIQYARMGGSRYFVRLGDETGVAWR, encoded by the coding sequence ATGGTTGCTGCTCTGTTGTGCCTGATACCCGCGTGGGCGTTGGGGCAGGAGGCCGGAGGCGCCCTGGTGGGAGCGCCCCGGGTGGTCAACACCTCGCCGGGAGATCAGACGGATCCCCACGTGAGCGGCGAGTGGGTGGTCTACACGAACCAGCCGGTCCGCGACGTCAGTGAAATCCGCTACCACCACCTGACCACGGGCGCGGATCTGCCCCTGCCCACCGGGGGAGGGCTCGACTCGCTCGCCGACATCCAGGGCCACCAGGTGGTGTTCACCCGCACGCGCCCCACCGACGCCACCAACCACATCCACCGCTTCGACGTGCGCGTGGGCGGCGTGGCCGAGGAGATCGCGCCGCGGCCCGGCACGGATCGCCGCACCGCCACGGTGGGTGGGCACACGGTGGCCTGGCAGGACGTGGCCATCAGCCCGAGCGCCCTCTCCCCGGAGATCCACGTCTACAACCAGAACACGCTCGCGCTCACCCGGCTCACCGCCGACGCGAGCGTGGATCGCACCCCCGCCGTCAGCGAGGACGGACGGGCGGTGGTGTGGTCGAAGTGCGCCACCAGCGTGGATGGGTGCGACATCTGGGCGGCGCGCGAGTTGTCGGCGGGCTACCACATCCGTCAGCTCACCGGCTCCGAAGGGGAGGAGACGCAGCCGGACACCAATGGCGAGGTGGTGGTGTACGTGAGCCGCGCCTGGATCAATGGCGTGTTGGAGTCGGACATCGCCTGGACGTCCCTGGAGGGGGGGGATGCCCACCGCCTGTCCCTGCCCGGCACGGACACCAACCCCTCCATCAGCGGTCCGCTCATCGCCTTCGAGCACTGGGAGGCGACCAGCCCGACGCCCAACTACGACATCCACCTGTACGATCTGCGCACGCGGATGACCTACCGGCTCACCGAGACCCCGGGCAGCGAGTCGCTCAGCGACATCAGCTATGGCGCGAATGGCCAGGTGCGCCTGGCCTGGGCGATGCGCCAGAACGGCGAGTACAACGTCTACGCCTACGAGTTCCGCCTGCCGATTGACTGTCACGAGGCGCCCAGGACCGAGAGCGCGCAGACGGTGTGCGCCACGCCCGGCAACCGCCAGTTGCAGGGGGTGCTCCAGGTGACGCACGCCGCCGGGCAGCCGGCGCCGGTCTCCACCCCCATCTCCGGTCATGGCACGGGGGTGGTGTGCGTGGACAATGGCCACGGGGGCCCGGCCGCCACCTCCGGGTGGGTGTGGCTCGGCGAGGGCGTGGCGGTGGATCCCCACGACTTCACCCAGGTGCCGGCGGGCGTGGCCCGCAAGGTTCCGCTCCAGGGCTCGCGCTCGCTGTCCGCCGAGGCGCGGGGGCAGGAAGGAAGCACCTTCCGGGTGCGCTTCTACGGCTCCCTGGTGTGCGAGGTGGCGGCGCAGGACGCCACCTTCCAGCCCACCGAGGTCCGCCAGGGCGAGGCACGCCGCCCGGAGCGCCTGGACATCCAGTACGCCCGCATGGGCGGCTCGCGCTACTTCGTGCGCTTGGGGGACGAGACCGGAGTCGCCTGGCGGTAG
- a CDS encoding MYXO-CTERM sorting domain-containing protein, whose amino-acid sequence MSPTGSTFERSSPTRWRTRARLVCLAAAGVLAMLAASRAHAGWREVTSMPERPNATLDVWGNGTFSLGFMGDGRGGAYLFVDGGVARRFNAFEASASVGTSYQPDTDCFVSVDQYGQRTSLGADGGLCGGINPSTPSINNHSDEGLQRVKHAVGGGAAAATYGNNQHTLLLSDAGLATPANTFSPVLALEQGSTRGAPLAVMRVGDSVYSVIGVLGSTTEGRWETIPFKDSGRWVLGALDAGPVQAVELFPVEGASVPFAMVGTRHAFIQGSLDNETPRLDAVQRLAAGEELVALSMNVREGGDGGHGFGMALVARADGGLQVMSPVPMQTKALAGTVWRPRVIPPDVMKNMTAKLKQVACHGASFCVLSAPGETVHNVFSYSNDASPEISVWDADGEVVTAMEFERGKNYKLTFLGKDPDGDPVRLTTSYSVTGSWEVKPVSAEPGEPVVMEISTSPICQTTEAGHFELTASDGLAAHEVRRTMPVRVVWTPLKPDSLQVSLSQSAQTLRVDSPLECEVERGLRADLRLEPEDANVPTRTARVDVPGEWSLTDLDCGRYHLRATLEDATGSSVEQQERSMVLPGRGVSLEPRPQNGMKAVCGQGATVSLSTLVTPTPGFCQTPDYSWTYESALEFEQLSEPDGTVRLASKAKELDALLGGSVRVGVTASKGPARTELSFDVPISVDPFVKVGRRSELPVASETGLVGVLVDLTNTTACDVSGARYVEHLEGLAYVEGSATLDGVPVETHWNGDALQVDGLLLAGGATRTLSYVARPLLVGERRMWGEASKGDVRLSVSEGNEPRPSGCGCASAESGPMLFVLAAMGAALRRRSTARS is encoded by the coding sequence ATGAGTCCGACAGGCTCTACCTTCGAGCGGAGTTCGCCTACTAGGTGGCGCACACGCGCGCGGCTCGTGTGTCTGGCCGCGGCGGGGGTGCTGGCGATGCTGGCCGCGTCCCGTGCGCACGCGGGATGGCGCGAGGTGACCTCCATGCCGGAGCGGCCCAACGCGACGCTCGACGTGTGGGGCAACGGGACGTTCTCGCTGGGCTTCATGGGCGATGGCCGGGGGGGCGCCTACCTGTTCGTGGATGGTGGCGTGGCGCGCAGGTTCAACGCCTTCGAGGCGAGCGCCTCGGTGGGGACCTCCTACCAGCCGGACACGGACTGCTTCGTGAGCGTCGACCAGTACGGACAGCGCACCTCGCTCGGAGCGGATGGGGGGCTGTGTGGAGGCATCAATCCCAGCACGCCCAGCATCAACAACCATTCGGACGAGGGCCTTCAACGGGTGAAGCACGCGGTGGGGGGCGGCGCCGCCGCGGCGACCTACGGCAACAACCAACACACGCTCCTCCTCTCGGACGCGGGGCTCGCCACGCCAGCGAATACCTTCTCCCCGGTGTTGGCCCTGGAGCAGGGCTCGACACGGGGCGCCCCGTTGGCCGTGATGCGGGTGGGCGACTCGGTCTACTCCGTCATCGGCGTCCTGGGCTCGACGACCGAAGGCAGGTGGGAAACCATTCCCTTCAAGGATTCGGGACGCTGGGTGCTCGGCGCTCTGGATGCGGGCCCAGTGCAGGCGGTGGAGCTGTTTCCCGTCGAGGGCGCGTCCGTCCCCTTCGCGATGGTGGGCACGCGTCATGCCTTCATCCAGGGCTCGCTCGACAACGAGACCCCTCGGCTCGACGCGGTCCAACGACTGGCGGCGGGCGAGGAACTCGTCGCCCTGTCCATGAACGTGCGGGAGGGGGGAGATGGAGGCCATGGGTTCGGCATGGCGCTCGTGGCGCGGGCGGATGGCGGCCTCCAGGTGATGAGTCCGGTGCCCATGCAAACCAAGGCGCTCGCGGGCACCGTCTGGCGCCCGCGCGTGATTCCACCGGACGTCATGAAGAACATGACGGCGAAGCTCAAGCAGGTGGCCTGTCATGGCGCGTCCTTCTGCGTCCTCTCCGCTCCGGGCGAGACGGTGCACAACGTCTTCTCCTACTCCAATGACGCGAGCCCCGAGATCTCGGTGTGGGACGCGGACGGCGAGGTGGTCACGGCGATGGAGTTCGAGAGGGGCAAGAACTACAAGCTGACGTTCCTGGGCAAGGACCCCGACGGCGATCCGGTGCGGCTCACCACTTCGTACTCGGTCACGGGTTCGTGGGAGGTGAAGCCGGTGTCCGCGGAGCCAGGCGAGCCCGTGGTGATGGAGATCTCCACGAGTCCCATCTGCCAGACGACTGAGGCGGGCCACTTCGAGCTGACGGCCTCCGATGGCCTGGCGGCGCACGAGGTCCGGCGCACGATGCCGGTGAGGGTGGTCTGGACGCCGCTGAAGCCTGACTCGCTCCAGGTGTCGTTGAGCCAGAGCGCCCAGACGCTGCGGGTGGACTCGCCCCTCGAGTGCGAGGTGGAGCGCGGGCTGCGCGCGGACCTCCGGCTGGAACCGGAGGACGCGAACGTGCCGACCCGGACGGCGAGGGTGGATGTGCCGGGCGAGTGGTCGCTGACGGATCTGGACTGCGGGCGCTACCATTTGCGCGCCACCCTGGAGGACGCCACGGGCAGCTCCGTGGAGCAGCAGGAGCGCTCGATGGTGCTGCCCGGCCGGGGCGTGTCCCTGGAGCCTCGACCCCAGAACGGGATGAAGGCCGTCTGTGGCCAGGGCGCGACCGTGTCCCTCTCGACCCTCGTCACCCCCACGCCGGGGTTCTGCCAGACGCCGGACTACTCCTGGACGTATGAGTCGGCCCTGGAGTTCGAGCAGCTCTCCGAGCCGGATGGCACGGTGCGGCTCGCCTCGAAGGCGAAGGAGCTGGATGCGCTGCTCGGCGGCTCCGTGCGGGTGGGCGTGACGGCGAGCAAGGGGCCCGCGCGCACGGAGCTGTCGTTCGACGTGCCCATCTCCGTGGATCCCTTCGTGAAGGTGGGCCGCCGCTCCGAGCTGCCCGTCGCCTCGGAGACGGGACTCGTGGGCGTGCTGGTGGATCTCACCAACACCACGGCGTGCGACGTGAGTGGGGCGCGCTACGTGGAGCACCTGGAGGGACTCGCCTACGTGGAGGGCAGCGCGACGCTCGACGGAGTGCCCGTGGAGACGCACTGGAATGGCGACGCGCTCCAGGTGGACGGGCTGCTGCTGGCGGGCGGCGCCACCCGGACGCTCAGCTACGTGGCGCGGCCGCTCCTGGTGGGCGAGCGCCGCATGTGGGGCGAGGCCAGCAAGGGCGACGTGCGCCTCTCCGTGTCCGAGGGGAACGAGCCGCGTCCGTCTGGCTGTGGGTGCGCCAGCGCGGAGTCGGGGCCGATGCTCTTCGTGCTCGCCGCGATGGGAGCGGCCCTGCGCCGCCGCTCTACAGCCCGAAGCTGA
- a CDS encoding sigma factor-like helix-turn-helix DNA-binding protein translates to MRKLRELLRQRLELKLSVREIARSLGIGVGTVNRYLYRAQAAKLRSWPLPPELDDDAALTALLFADEGKVVAWSSRAGNVEKGRVAVELELKNPGTKPWTLAGAMLRGAKGEELTPLPDATPVSILPGFSK, encoded by the coding sequence ATGCGCAAGCTCAGAGAGCTGTTGAGGCAGAGGTTGGAGCTGAAGCTGTCGGTGCGGGAGATTGCCCGGAGCCTGGGAATCGGCGTGGGCACGGTGAATCGTTACCTGTACCGGGCCCAAGCGGCGAAGCTGAGGAGCTGGCCGCTGCCGCCGGAGCTGGACGACGACGCGGCGCTCACGGCGCTGCTGTTCGCGGACGAAGGCAAGGTGGTGGCGTGGTCCTCTCGCGCCGGGAATGTGGAGAAGGGCCGTGTCGCGGTGGAACTGGAGTTGAAGAACCCGGGGACGAAGCCCTGGACGCTCGCGGGTGCCATGCTGCGTGGGGCCAAGGGCGAGGAACTGACGCCACTTCCGGACGCGACACCGGTTTCCATCCTCCCCGGCTTCTCTAAGTAG
- a CDS encoding DUF2381 family protein, which translates to MPLASSAGFLSLALLTSTADASERTPLPPCEAGDVRLDVGADAPTGVSTLCVTPDLTSNFLFDAKLARVELEGREHFRRVAEAVDSFMVVPSEGMRDLEPQRVTVYFADGAAPESVTFLLVVHPARAARQVDVIRQTRPVAFYEEKARDAESKAQRCEEERARLHAEQGGPGGLRGLHAVGLLNNEIGVPAKHLTKYLKPRPRAALALVEAWSFRAGTAKRGRVAVELQLENPGTKSWTLAGAVLRGAKGEELTPLPDATPVSILPGFPGRVLVEFEATTKQAQGAYTLTLWDVDGRSVILENVTFP; encoded by the coding sequence GTGCCCCTCGCATCCTCCGCTGGCTTCCTGTCCCTGGCACTGCTCACCTCGACCGCTGATGCCTCCGAGCGAACGCCACTGCCCCCATGCGAGGCGGGTGATGTACGCCTGGACGTGGGAGCCGACGCGCCGACTGGGGTGTCAACGCTGTGCGTTACTCCGGACCTCACCAGCAACTTCCTTTTCGACGCGAAGCTGGCGCGCGTGGAGCTGGAGGGGCGCGAGCACTTCCGCCGGGTGGCGGAGGCGGTCGACTCGTTCATGGTCGTTCCCTCGGAGGGAATGCGCGACCTGGAGCCGCAGCGGGTAACGGTCTACTTCGCGGATGGAGCGGCCCCGGAGAGTGTCACCTTTCTCCTGGTGGTACACCCCGCGCGGGCCGCGCGGCAGGTGGACGTCATCCGGCAGACGCGCCCCGTGGCCTTCTACGAGGAGAAGGCGCGGGATGCGGAGTCGAAGGCCCAGCGCTGCGAGGAGGAGAGGGCGCGCCTCCATGCCGAGCAGGGCGGGCCGGGCGGACTCCGGGGCCTTCACGCTGTGGGCCTCCTGAACAATGAGATCGGTGTCCCCGCTAAACACCTCACCAAATACCTCAAGCCGAGGCCGCGAGCTGCGCTGGCCCTCGTGGAGGCGTGGTCGTTCCGCGCTGGAACTGCGAAGAGGGGCCGAGTCGCGGTGGAACTGCAGCTGGAGAACCCGGGGACGAAGTCCTGGACGCTCGCCGGTGCCGTGCTGCGTGGGGCCAAGGGCGAGGAACTGACGCCCCTTCCGGACGCGACACCGGTTTCCATCCTCCCCGGCTTCCCTGGTCGCGTCCTGGTGGAGTTCGAGGCGACGACGAAGCAGGCCCAGGGCGCGTACACCCTGACGCTGTGGGACGTGGACGGGCGCTCCGTCATCCTGGAGAACGTGACGTTCCCGTAG